A genomic window from Elaeis guineensis isolate ETL-2024a chromosome 3, EG11, whole genome shotgun sequence includes:
- the LOC105040236 gene encoding uncharacterized protein — protein sequence METTIWIQNLWILGMLMSFTLTSSNSFYQLEEDHSVTHNYARFPEVEKECRSVLRSASRLESDANGIQAIQPELSFFRGDWRQDVGDAPLMPFDGSDASVDHSSAPDPLRLATFMLTHVDRSHLTAVNVSGVLGIAISRNGTAPEMRRYSYPEFLIWPGSSELRILFEGIYAESDNKNGGERVLCLLGNAVLPSRQPDSTDPWEWVKDIRSNNFQLPLLQDERILLLLRYPKAFKLTSRVVHGEMRSLNRRSSLRYFDKVRLSSQLGAYSNYQFGSEEFVSKACSPYPYQDDVVGGRFEVYKGTGFCGVLDQFISGEVLDVVPNWNCNSTDEFCSRLGPFASEREIRATDGGFANVGIMMQDIRCEPGFGHDHVSLAKVSAVFRAIPPWENQYSVAQRTGLNNMTLSAEGIWNSSAGQLCMVGCLGLGDGGCHSRICLYIPTSFSIDQRSIIFGRISSINDSAHISHYPLSFEKPVHPMQLWTKMNNYLYGGAYKYSKIKLAGAFLERSEPFDFRTVIKKSLLSYPRKGDDNDDLVNLSNLADDLTLHTYVLPDPPPKIRTKRPFLQMEILSLGSLFGRSWAYRNISVAKGWTPTTTKAVSTEKELLLNVSAEITLSGELYGNVSVLFLEGLYNPVDGKMYLIGCRDVRASWKILFESMDLEDGLDCLIEVKVEYPPTTARWLINPTAKISIGSQRNDDDPFHFNQVNLQTLPILYREQRQDILSRRGVEGILRILTLSVAVICILSQLFYIRDNTSSTPFISLVMLGVQALGYSIPLITGAEALFARLAAEYETPSYEFEKNQWFQIMDYLVKILVLAAFLLTVRLAQKVWKSRIRLLSRTPLEPRRVPNDKRVLLFSSAIHVVGFLVILVVHYINASRRPIHQDTYIDSRGNSHKLREWGIQLEEYIGLVQDFFLLPQIIGNFLWQINCKPLRKAYYIGITAIRLLPHVYDYIRAPVFNPYFSEEYEFVNPSLDFYSRFGDVAIPVTASVLAIVVFIQQTWNYEKLSQTLRSQKILLPLGSTVYERLPSMSFEAELVSGVNEAKTQDALHGDEE from the coding sequence ATGGAGACCACAATTTGGATCCAAAATCTTTGGATTCTTGGCATGTTGATGTCCTTCACCCTCACCTCCTCAAACTCATTTTACCAACTCGAAGAAGACCATTCTGTGACCCACAACTATGCCCGCTTCCCCGAGGTGGAGAAAGAATGCCGGTCGGTCCTCAGATCGGCTTCCAGATTGGAATCGGATGCGAACGGGATCCAAGCCATCCAGCCGGAGCTCTCCTTCTTCCGGGGAGACTGGAGGCAGGACGTCGGCGACGCCCCTCTGATGCCGTTCGATGGAAGCGATGCTTCGGTGGACCATTCCAGCGCGCCCGATCCCCTTCGCCTGGCAACCTTCATGCTGACCCATGTCGATCGCTCTCACCTTACCGCGGTGAATGTCAGTGGAGTTCTGGGTATTGCCATATCGAGGAACGGCACCGCCCCAGAGATGCGCCGGTATTCGTATCCGGAATTCCTGATTTGGCCTGGGAGCTCCGAGCTCAGGATTCTTTTCGAAGGGATCTACGCCGAGTCTGACAACAAGAATGGTGGAGAGAGGGTCTTGTGCTTGTTGGGGAATGCTGTGCTTCCATCTCGCCAACCCGATTCCACCGACCCATGGGAGTGGGTGAAGGATATCCGTTCGAACAATTTCCAGCTTCCCCTCTTGCAAGACGAGCGGATCTTGCTCCTCCTCCGCTATCCTAAGGCCTTCAAGCTGACAAGTAGAGTGGTGCATGGGGAAATGCGGAGCCTAAATCGGCGGTCAAGCCTTAGGTACTTTGATAAGGTCCGGTTATCTTCCCAGTTGGGCGCTTATTCAAACTACCAGTTTGGGTCGGAAGAGTTCGTGTCCAAGGCCTGCAGCCCTTACCCTTATCAAGATGATGTGGTGGGTGGCCGCTTCGAGGTCTATAAAGGAACTGGCTTCTGTGGAGTGCTTGATCAGTTCATCTCTGGAGAGGTTCTCGATGTTGTACCAAACTGGAACTGTAATTCCACGGATGAATTCTGCAGTAGGCTGGGGCCTTTTGCATCAGAGAGGGAGATCAGGGCCACGGATGGGGGTTTCGCCAATGTGGGTATCATGATGCAAGATATCAGGTGTGAGCCGGGCTTTGGTCACGATCATGTGAGCTTGGCAAAGGTGTCAGCGGTGTTCAGAGCTATTCCTCCATGGGAGAACCAGTACAGCGTGGCACAGAGGACCGGCCTCAATAACATGACTCTTTCAGCCGAGGGGATTTGGAACTCATCGGCCGGACAGCTCTGCATGGTTGGATGTCTTGGGCTTGGTGATGGGGGATGCCACTCTCGCATTTGTTTATATATTCCAACCTCCTTCTCGATCGACCAGCGGAGTATCATTTTTGGAAGAATTTCCAGTATCAATGACAGTGCTCACATCTCGCACTACCCCTTGTCGTTTGAAAAGCCTGTGCATCCTATGCAACTATGGACTAAGATGAACAACTACCTTTATGGTGGGGCTTACAAGTATTCAAAGATCAAGTTAGCCGGTGCTTTTCTTGAGAGAAGTGAACCTTTTGATTTTCGTACTGTTATCAAGAAATCGCTCCTTAGCTATCCGAGGAAGGGGGATGATAATGATGATCTGGTCAATCTTTCCAATCTCGCAGATGATCTGACACTTCATACATATGTGCTTCCAGATCCACCACCCAAAATTCGTACAAAGAGGCCTTTTCTCCAAATGGAGATACTCTCGCTTGGATCATTGTTTGGGCGCTCTTGGGCATATCGAAATATATCAGTTGCAAAAGGTTGGACTCCAACCACTACAAAAGCGGTTTCCACTGAGAAGGAGCTACTTTTGAATGTGTCGGCGGAAATCACTCTCTCTGGAGAGCTGTATGGCAATGTCTCTGTGCTATTCTTGGAGGGCCTTTATAACCCAGTAGATGGAAAGATGTATCTGATAGGCTGCAGAGATGTCCGTGCTTCATGGAAAATCTTGTTCGAAAGCATGGATCTTGAAGATGGACTAGATTGTTTGATTGAAGTAAAAGTAGAGTATCCACCAACAACCGCACGGTGGCTCATAAATCCGACAGCAAAGATCTCCATTGGTAGTCAAAGGAATGATGATGACCCATTCCATTTCAACCAGGTCAATCTCCAGACACTTCCAATATTGTATCGGGAACAACGTCAGGACATACTCTCTCGGAGAGGCGTAGAGGGGATTCTTCGAATCCTTACATTGTCAGTAGCAGTCATTTGCATACTTAGCCAGCTGTTTTACATTAGAGATAATACGAGTTCTACCCCCTTCATTTCTCTTGTCATGCTTGGTGTTCAGGCTCTTGGCTATAGCATTCCACTGATCACAGGAGCCGAGGCACTGTTTGCCAGGCTGGCAGCTGAATATGAGACCCCATCCTATGAGTTTGAGAAGAATCAGTGGTTCCAAATTATGGACTATCTAGTGAAGATTCTTGTGCTGGCTGCATTTCTTCTTACTGTAAGGCTTGCTCAGAAGGTATGGAAATCCCGAATCAGATTACTGAGTCGCACTCCGCTTGAGCCACGAAGAGTCCCAAATGATAAACGGGTTCTTCTCTTTTCCTCTGCCATACATGTGGTTGGTTTTCTGGTAATTCTTGTTGTGCACTATATTAATGCCTCTAGGAGACCAATTCACCAGGACACATACATTGATTCAAGAGGGAATAGCCATAAATTGCGTGAATGGGGGATTCAGCTGGAGGAGTATATAGGTCTTGTTCAAGATTTTTTCCTGCTTCCTCAGATCATTGGCAACTTTTTGTGGCAGATTAATTGCAAACCTCTGAGGAAAGCCTACTACATTGGAATAACAGCAATTCGGCTACTTCCACATGTTTATGATTACATCAGAGCTCCAGTTTTCAATCCTTACTTCTCAGAGGAATATGAATTTGTAAACCCAAGCTTAGATTTCTATTCCAGGTTTGGGGATGTGGCAATTCCAGTGACTGCTTCTGTGCTTGCAATTGTCGTGTTTATTCAGCAGACATGGAATTATGAGAAACTTAGCCAGACTCTGAGATCGCAGAAGATACTTCTTCCTCTGGGATCCACTGTCTATGAGAGGCTACCCTCAATGTCATTTGAAGCAGAGCTTGTTTCTGGTGTGAATGAAGCTAAAACCCAGGATGCTTTGCATGGCGATGAAGAATGA